One genomic window of Corynebacterium pseudotuberculosis includes the following:
- a CDS encoding glutamate--cysteine ligase yields the protein MAENFNASPRPTLGVEWELALADPQTRDLVPRAAEVIDLVASRFPDIHLEKEFLANTIELVTSVCDTTPQAVEELSVALSAVREAAEELGLKVWGSGSHPFSDFRQQPVSEKGHYNEIIARTQYWGNQMLIWGVHVHVGISSKDRVWPIINAMLTMYPHLLALTASSPGWDGLDTGYASNRTMLYQQLPTAGLPYQFRDWAEWESYMEDQSKSGVINHTGSMHFDIRPAGKWGTIEVRVCDATSNLMELSAAVALTHCLVVYFDRMLTQGEELPTLQDWHIAENKWRAARYGMDAIIITSRDTEERLVTDELRRWVGVLTPIAQELGCEKELHRVLSVCNRGAGYQRQRAVYEATGSWEAVVDSTIAELDSF from the coding sequence ATGGCCGAAAACTTCAATGCCTCACCCCGCCCGACCCTTGGAGTTGAGTGGGAACTGGCTCTTGCGGATCCCCAAACGCGAGACCTGGTACCTCGCGCCGCCGAGGTAATCGACCTTGTGGCTTCCAGATTTCCCGATATACATCTGGAAAAGGAGTTCTTGGCCAACACGATTGAGCTAGTCACCTCCGTATGTGACACCACTCCGCAGGCAGTGGAAGAACTGAGCGTCGCGCTTTCCGCTGTGCGTGAGGCCGCAGAGGAATTGGGGCTCAAAGTATGGGGCTCCGGCTCCCACCCTTTCTCCGATTTCCGCCAACAGCCGGTGAGTGAAAAAGGCCATTACAACGAGATCATCGCGCGTACTCAGTATTGGGGAAACCAGATGTTGATCTGGGGAGTCCATGTTCATGTGGGGATATCGAGCAAAGATCGTGTCTGGCCGATCATTAACGCGATGCTCACCATGTATCCGCACCTGCTGGCGTTAACGGCTTCTTCCCCCGGCTGGGATGGATTAGACACCGGTTATGCCTCTAACCGGACGATGCTCTACCAGCAGCTACCCACGGCCGGGCTGCCTTACCAATTCCGCGACTGGGCGGAATGGGAATCCTATATGGAAGACCAGAGTAAATCTGGAGTAATCAACCACACCGGCTCCATGCACTTTGACATTAGACCGGCTGGTAAGTGGGGCACCATTGAAGTACGCGTGTGCGATGCCACTAGTAACCTCATGGAGCTTTCCGCCGCCGTAGCGCTTACCCATTGCCTGGTGGTCTATTTTGATCGGATGCTCACTCAAGGGGAGGAACTGCCAACCTTGCAGGATTGGCACATAGCAGAGAACAAGTGGCGCGCTGCCCGCTATGGCATGGACGCGATCATTATTACGTCGCGGGACACAGAAGAACGACTTGTTACTGATGAGCTGCGCCGGTGGGTCGGAGTGCTCACCCCGATAGCGCAAGAGCTAGGGTGCGAGAAAGAACTGCACCGTGTTTTAAGCGTGTGTAATCGTGGCGCAGGCTATCAGCGGCAACGTGCAGTCTATGAGGCTACTGGCTCGTGGGAAGCTGTGGTGGATTCCACCATCGCGGAATTGGATTCTTTCTGA
- a CDS encoding LytR C-terminal domain-containing protein, protein MTTEPSPNNEQRLPLRGMAMILIAVALLLAAWGVYSMTREEASDTTVTAESTTTQAQQRPTAAAKPTQAAPAAPQTTVAPAPPAHAEVKKVHVLNNSTIQGLAAGVADKLKQDSWELGEVGNFPDGVVPQNTVYYTPGNAAAEQAARKLAERVGGVAAPRADNLPSGTEDPNSVVLVLAQEVN, encoded by the coding sequence GTGACTACAGAACCTTCCCCAAACAATGAACAACGCCTTCCGCTTCGCGGTATGGCCATGATCCTCATCGCCGTGGCTTTACTCCTAGCGGCGTGGGGTGTGTATTCGATGACTCGTGAAGAGGCATCAGACACCACCGTCACCGCTGAGAGCACCACCACTCAGGCGCAGCAACGACCAACCGCAGCCGCAAAACCGACTCAGGCAGCACCGGCAGCACCGCAAACAACGGTGGCTCCAGCGCCCCCTGCGCATGCTGAGGTAAAGAAGGTTCACGTTCTTAACAATTCCACCATTCAAGGCCTTGCCGCCGGGGTAGCGGACAAGCTGAAGCAGGATAGTTGGGAATTAGGCGAGGTTGGTAACTTCCCAGACGGAGTAGTTCCTCAAAATACTGTTTATTACACCCCTGGAAACGCCGCGGCGGAGCAAGCTGCGCGTAAACTAGCAGAACGCGTAGGCGGAGTAGCAGCGCCGCGGGCGGATAACCTGCCTAGTGGTACTGAGGACCCCAATAGCGTGGTTCTCGTGCTGGCTCAAGAAGTCAACTAG
- a CDS encoding glycosyltransferase 87 family protein produces the protein MKARNLRGAPTILVILAFFIPWDLLHEDSILSKHKLTQWMPVDLHVYTLAGRHLQSGGKLYSDSFVWDLPFTYPPFSGALFKYLALFSDDWLTVIWQTANFLALIGVILLILARGERRVTVPTAFVAVGLAVASLGLEAIRGGFFYGQINLILMLLVALDFLPSNRRFAGIGVGLAAGLKLTPAFFGFVFLLERRWSAAFISAATFVITVLIGQLVVPDAAKFWTSAISDSSRVGVHTNAGAQSLRSVMDRVLGIQGGLLWVVAIIVVIAIAAYSIRLAIKRDNMPMAMAMGGITACLVSPFSWYHHWIWMVPVVVCIYLAVDDAINEFNAKHSLGWTGWLLNQAGAIVATGIVVLVTAPQVSSIIWSDMAFFKRNENPQDLGNLLFCGAGILVLVGYGIIASILQRIAQKESNSAMVESTTASHEPVAS, from the coding sequence ATGAAGGCACGTAACCTCAGAGGGGCCCCCACAATTCTTGTAATTCTGGCCTTCTTCATCCCCTGGGACCTATTGCATGAAGACTCAATTCTCAGCAAACACAAGCTCACCCAATGGATGCCTGTAGACCTGCATGTTTACACTCTTGCCGGAAGGCATTTGCAATCTGGTGGGAAACTCTACAGCGACTCTTTTGTGTGGGATCTGCCTTTTACTTATCCGCCTTTCTCAGGCGCACTTTTTAAATACCTTGCGCTTTTTAGCGACGACTGGCTGACGGTGATCTGGCAAACGGCCAATTTCCTCGCCCTCATTGGAGTAATCCTGCTTATCTTGGCGCGTGGTGAGCGCCGCGTTACCGTGCCCACTGCATTCGTGGCTGTGGGATTGGCTGTCGCTTCTCTGGGGCTCGAGGCCATCCGCGGTGGGTTCTTCTATGGCCAGATCAACCTCATCCTGATGCTGCTTGTGGCTTTGGACTTCCTCCCTAGTAATCGTCGTTTTGCTGGCATAGGAGTAGGGCTGGCAGCGGGGCTCAAACTCACGCCCGCCTTCTTTGGCTTTGTATTCCTTCTAGAGCGCCGCTGGAGCGCCGCTTTTATCTCCGCAGCGACTTTTGTAATTACCGTGCTCATCGGGCAACTCGTAGTACCCGATGCCGCTAAGTTCTGGACCTCTGCAATCTCTGATTCTTCCCGAGTCGGCGTGCATACTAATGCAGGTGCCCAATCGCTGCGCTCTGTCATGGATCGCGTCCTTGGCATCCAGGGCGGTCTGCTGTGGGTAGTGGCCATTATCGTGGTGATTGCCATAGCCGCCTACTCAATCAGACTGGCGATCAAGCGCGATAACATGCCCATGGCTATGGCAATGGGCGGAATCACAGCTTGTCTGGTATCCCCCTTTAGCTGGTACCACCACTGGATCTGGATGGTACCGGTAGTGGTCTGCATCTACCTTGCCGTTGATGATGCGATCAATGAGTTCAACGCCAAGCATTCCCTTGGATGGACCGGGTGGTTATTAAATCAAGCCGGCGCTATCGTAGCCACCGGCATCGTCGTGTTGGTTACAGCTCCTCAGGTCAGTTCCATCATCTGGAGCGATATGGCGTTTTTCAAACGTAATGAGAACCCTCAGGACCTAGGCAACCTTCTTTTCTGCGGAGCAGGAATCCTCGTTCTTGTGGGCTATGGGATCATAGCCTCAATCTTGCAGCGAATAGCTCAGAAAGAATCCAATTCCGCGATGGTGGAATCCACCACAGCTTCCCACGAGCCAGTAGCCTCATAG
- a CDS encoding Na+/H+ antiporter subunit E has product MIAGARRRFRPLFVLLATVMWVMLMGELSVGNLVAGLLVGLIVSIALPLPSVPTEGFTINALPFLELTSRWFLYLFTGSIRVAWLSIRRAEPPCSVIATVPMRVDSELVLSLATTLYNLQPGGTVTDIDVANRMWTVHILDASSTDKIDAEIAAIAQYEQRLKRAFERNNA; this is encoded by the coding sequence ATGATTGCAGGCGCCCGCCGTCGTTTTCGGCCCCTCTTTGTCTTGTTAGCCACCGTGATGTGGGTGATGCTCATGGGAGAACTATCCGTGGGCAACCTCGTCGCGGGTCTCCTCGTCGGCCTCATAGTGAGCATCGCATTGCCCCTCCCCTCGGTTCCCACAGAGGGTTTTACTATCAATGCCCTTCCTTTTCTGGAACTGACCTCACGCTGGTTTTTGTATCTTTTTACCGGGTCGATTCGGGTAGCCTGGCTTTCCATTCGGAGGGCCGAGCCTCCATGTTCTGTCATTGCTACGGTTCCGATGCGCGTGGATAGCGAGCTCGTCCTGAGTCTTGCCACCACCTTGTATAACCTGCAGCCAGGGGGAACCGTCACAGATATTGATGTGGCAAACCGCATGTGGACTGTTCATATTTTGGATGCAAGTTCCACGGACAAAATCGATGCGGAAATCGCAGCCATCGCACAATATGAGCAGCGTTTAAAACGTGCGTTTGAAAGGAACAATGCATGA
- a CDS encoding DUF3263 domain-containing protein — protein sequence MPYSVGMSDANNLTRLEKQLALLAFEERAPHSLGAKEEAIREELGISPVRYFQSLNRAIDVPEVMSEYPVLTARLRRIRDQRADRRAQAQKR from the coding sequence ATGCCCTACAGTGTAGGCATGTCTGATGCCAATAACCTCACTCGACTGGAAAAACAGTTGGCATTGCTGGCTTTTGAGGAACGCGCGCCACACAGCTTGGGGGCCAAGGAAGAAGCAATCAGGGAAGAGCTTGGGATATCTCCAGTGCGGTACTTTCAATCCCTCAACCGGGCCATTGACGTGCCTGAAGTGATGTCTGAGTATCCGGTGCTCACGGCGCGTCTACGCAGGATTAGGGATCAAAGAGCCGATCGCCGGGCACAAGCACAAAAACGATAG
- a CDS encoding monovalent cation/H+ antiporter complex subunit F: MNQDTYNLVLFFIACIFALSFILTSYRIIAGPNSMDRLLGLDGVVAMMQCALAAYICWSLDTTVSNAMLVIALLGFISTVAITRFRKKDD, translated from the coding sequence ATGAACCAAGACACCTACAACCTCGTGCTGTTCTTTATAGCGTGCATTTTCGCATTGTCCTTCATCCTCACGTCTTATCGAATCATCGCCGGCCCCAACTCCATGGATAGGTTATTGGGGCTCGACGGTGTGGTCGCCATGATGCAGTGCGCCCTAGCTGCCTATATCTGCTGGAGCTTAGACACGACGGTGTCTAATGCAATGCTCGTCATCGCCCTTTTAGGGTTTATCTCCACGGTGGCCATCACCCGTTTTAGAAAGAAAGATGACTAA
- a CDS encoding peptide deformylase, with protein sequence MTVRPIVIHGDPVLHNPTAEVTEPIDSPELQELIADMYETMAVAHGVGLAANQIGVGKRLFVFNCPDDQGHMHRGCVINPILETTEIPQTMPSDDGSDDEGCLSVPGEGFPTGRATWAKVTGLDEHGNPVSYEGTGFLARCFQHEVGHLDGFLYTDTLVGRYKRQAKKAIKRNGWTEAGLTWMPGEDEDPFGWDAEE encoded by the coding sequence ATGACAGTTCGACCCATCGTGATCCACGGCGATCCCGTTCTACATAATCCTACGGCCGAGGTCACCGAGCCGATTGATTCCCCCGAGCTACAAGAGCTCATCGCAGATATGTATGAGACCATGGCTGTTGCCCATGGCGTCGGCTTAGCAGCAAATCAGATCGGCGTGGGCAAGCGTCTTTTTGTCTTCAATTGCCCCGACGATCAGGGCCATATGCATCGCGGATGCGTGATCAATCCGATTCTGGAAACTACGGAGATTCCGCAGACTATGCCTTCCGACGACGGCAGCGATGATGAGGGCTGCCTGTCTGTCCCCGGCGAGGGTTTCCCCACAGGCCGCGCAACATGGGCCAAGGTCACGGGCCTGGACGAGCACGGAAACCCCGTCTCCTATGAGGGAACCGGATTCCTTGCCCGGTGTTTCCAACACGAGGTAGGGCACCTGGATGGCTTCCTTTATACGGATACCTTGGTCGGCCGCTATAAGCGCCAGGCTAAAAAGGCCATTAAGCGCAACGGCTGGACTGAAGCCGGACTTACGTGGATGCCGGGTGAAGATGAAGATCCCTTCGGCTGGGATGCTGAGGAATAA
- a CDS encoding multidrug ABC transporter permease: MFLNSIRAEWTKLRTTKAFWWTTALFIIFAVGFAALQSKDIPPGPLGIPIINPTSIVIGIQGLGILIIAIQAIMVVTSEYRHNYQSVTFLGTPNRTLVAISKWLMYAVFSALLTFIVVVLCFYTSKLVAGGDASKTLQVWNNESALRVMWVFPLIAALLVTFSQGMAYLLRQTAGVTTLMMIWILALEPLLGFLPKIGTWIAKYGPMNNMNAFLGKTAIQDIPWGYEGSGAYFAAWSFAILILGIIVLNKRDA, translated from the coding sequence ATGTTCCTCAACTCAATTCGCGCTGAGTGGACCAAACTGCGCACCACCAAGGCTTTCTGGTGGACTACAGCCCTCTTTATTATCTTTGCTGTGGGCTTTGCGGCCCTGCAATCAAAAGATATACCACCAGGACCGCTGGGGATTCCCATTATTAACCCAACGAGCATTGTGATTGGGATACAGGGACTCGGCATTCTCATCATTGCGATTCAGGCAATCATGGTGGTCACCTCAGAGTACCGGCACAATTATCAATCAGTTACGTTCCTTGGCACCCCAAATCGCACTCTAGTGGCGATAAGCAAATGGCTTATGTATGCCGTTTTTTCTGCACTTCTTACTTTTATAGTGGTTGTGTTGTGCTTCTACACTTCTAAATTGGTTGCGGGCGGGGATGCGAGCAAGACCCTCCAGGTCTGGAACAACGAGAGTGCCCTGCGAGTGATGTGGGTCTTCCCCTTGATCGCTGCGTTACTGGTTACCTTTTCTCAAGGCATGGCGTATCTGCTTAGGCAAACTGCCGGTGTGACCACACTGATGATGATCTGGATACTCGCGCTTGAGCCGCTCCTGGGGTTCCTTCCCAAGATCGGAACGTGGATTGCTAAGTATGGCCCGATGAACAACATGAACGCTTTCCTGGGTAAAACAGCGATCCAAGACATCCCGTGGGGATATGAGGGGAGCGGTGCATACTTTGCCGCGTGGTCCTTTGCGATTCTGATTCTGGGCATCATTGTGCTGAATAAGCGCGATGCCTAG
- a CDS encoding exodeoxyribonuclease III has translation MRIVNWNVNSARTRVDRMVDFLQRHNVDVLAVQETKCKDDQFPYERFQAIGYQVAHFGLNQWNGVAIISRVGLEDVQKHFPGQPGFNKDPQKEQAVEARAIGALCGGVRVWSLYVPNGREIADPHYDYKLRWLFALQLHAQDVTEPTVFLGDFNIAPRDQDVWDMSFFEGKTHVTEPERQAFEALTTSGLHIASPLEGYSYWDYQAGRFLKNQGMLIDFQLATTDLTVENSFIDVDERSGKAASDHAPVIVDYIL, from the coding sequence ATGCGCATTGTCAACTGGAACGTGAATTCCGCTCGTACCCGAGTAGACCGGATGGTCGATTTCTTACAGCGCCATAACGTGGACGTCCTCGCGGTTCAGGAGACCAAGTGCAAGGATGATCAATTCCCCTATGAGCGTTTCCAGGCCATCGGTTACCAGGTTGCGCACTTTGGTTTAAACCAATGGAACGGCGTTGCCATTATCTCCCGAGTGGGTCTTGAGGATGTTCAGAAGCATTTCCCAGGCCAACCCGGGTTTAATAAAGACCCACAGAAGGAACAAGCCGTGGAGGCCCGAGCGATCGGGGCACTCTGTGGCGGCGTCCGCGTGTGGAGCCTGTACGTGCCCAATGGCCGCGAGATTGCGGACCCTCATTATGACTACAAGCTACGGTGGCTCTTTGCGCTGCAGTTGCATGCCCAGGATGTAACAGAACCCACGGTGTTCCTAGGCGACTTCAATATCGCACCCCGAGACCAAGATGTTTGGGATATGTCTTTCTTTGAGGGAAAAACACACGTAACTGAGCCAGAGCGCCAAGCATTTGAGGCTTTGACCACGTCCGGGCTGCACATCGCCTCCCCTTTGGAGGGCTATAGCTATTGGGATTATCAGGCGGGAAGATTCCTCAAAAACCAGGGGATGCTTATCGACTTTCAACTCGCTACGACAGATCTAACCGTAGAGAACAGCTTTATCGACGTCGATGAGCGCTCAGGCAAGGCAGCTTCCGATCATGCCCCGGTTATCGTAGATTACATACTATGA
- the cls gene encoding cardiolipin synthase → MSWSIDLSTWQTIGLIIDYSIKIIAIGFVPEGRRPSSSTAWLLAILLIPVLGLPLFLTMGSPYINKRRHELQFKANRDIENVQAKVPDYPEGAVIGEELISMIKMNRRLTLLPATTGHNLGMHADYTESIRAMARAVDNAQKYVHVQIYITAWDDTTDVFFQALARAVQRGVTVRLLLDQVGSWKYPGYLKLGKRLTEIGVQWRLMLPLQPFRWRFSRPDLRNHRKMLIIDGEHGFIGSQNMIEAAYLNKKNHASGRHWVDVMVELSGPVVASMNMVFAVDWFQESDDLPPIDDHMVNPEIPEEDETDVNVLQLVPSGPGYSTEPNLRLFNQIIHHAKHRLVMCSPYFIPDESMLEAVTSACYRGVRVELLVSEQADQFMVDHAQSSYYQALLEAGVHIYRYRKPAVLHSKFMIADPQLDDSLSVGVIGSSNMDMRSFGLNYEVSLMTARGNMIRQLDQLANDYKENSIELTIEEWNKRGLVRRYVDNIMRLTSALQ, encoded by the coding sequence ATGAGTTGGAGCATCGACCTGAGCACATGGCAAACAATAGGCCTGATTATTGATTATTCCATCAAGATCATCGCCATTGGTTTTGTCCCTGAAGGCCGCCGGCCGAGCTCCTCTACTGCGTGGCTACTCGCAATCCTGCTTATCCCTGTTTTGGGCCTTCCCCTATTCCTAACCATGGGCAGCCCCTATATCAATAAAAGACGGCACGAGCTGCAGTTTAAGGCCAACAGGGACATTGAGAATGTGCAAGCCAAGGTCCCGGATTATCCGGAGGGTGCCGTAATCGGCGAAGAGCTCATCTCTATGATCAAGATGAATAGGCGACTCACCTTGTTGCCTGCCACCACCGGCCACAACCTTGGCATGCATGCCGACTATACGGAGTCGATCCGTGCCATGGCCCGCGCCGTAGATAACGCACAAAAATACGTTCACGTGCAGATTTACATCACGGCATGGGACGACACCACTGATGTTTTCTTCCAAGCGCTTGCCCGCGCGGTGCAGCGCGGAGTAACAGTGCGCCTCCTCCTAGACCAGGTGGGAAGCTGGAAATATCCAGGCTATTTAAAGCTAGGCAAGCGACTAACCGAGATAGGTGTGCAGTGGCGACTCATGCTGCCTTTGCAGCCTTTCCGTTGGCGCTTCAGCCGTCCGGATCTGCGCAATCACCGCAAGATGCTGATTATCGACGGCGAACACGGCTTCATCGGCTCACAAAACATGATCGAGGCCGCGTACCTCAATAAGAAAAACCACGCCAGCGGACGCCACTGGGTCGATGTTATGGTCGAGCTTTCTGGGCCTGTAGTGGCATCCATGAACATGGTCTTTGCTGTGGACTGGTTCCAGGAATCAGACGATCTCCCGCCCATCGACGATCACATGGTCAACCCGGAGATCCCTGAAGAAGATGAAACCGACGTTAACGTTCTCCAGCTAGTTCCTTCTGGTCCCGGATATAGCACCGAGCCTAACCTGCGCCTTTTCAACCAGATCATTCACCACGCAAAGCATCGTTTGGTCATGTGCAGCCCCTACTTCATCCCCGACGAGTCAATGCTCGAGGCAGTCACGTCGGCATGCTACCGCGGGGTGCGGGTCGAACTCTTGGTCAGCGAGCAAGCCGACCAATTTATGGTCGACCATGCGCAGTCCAGCTATTACCAAGCGCTGCTGGAGGCCGGGGTACACATCTACCGTTACCGCAAGCCGGCAGTCCTGCATTCCAAGTTTATGATTGCGGATCCGCAGCTCGATGATTCCCTCTCCGTGGGAGTCATCGGCTCCTCCAACATGGATATGCGCAGCTTTGGCTTGAATTATGAGGTCTCTTTGATGACGGCCCGTGGAAATATGATTCGCCAGCTAGATCAGCTGGCCAATGATTACAAAGAAAACTCTATAGAGCTCACAATTGAGGAGTGGAACAAGCGCGGACTTGTTCGCCGATATGTGGATAACATCATGCGCTTAACCTCCGCGCTGCAGTAA
- a CDS encoding ABC transporter ATP-binding protein: protein MIEVCGLTKQYGQVRAVDDLTFTVKPGIITGFLGPNGAGKSTTMRMILGLDRPTSGTATIDGVPYAKLKNPLTKVGALLDAKAIHPNRSAANHLKWVAQSNGISTKRVDEVLGVVGLSDVASKKAGSFSLGMSQRLGLAGALLGDPEILILDEPVNGLDPEGIRWVREFLRALADQGRTVLVSSHLLSEMSQTADHLVVIGRGKLVADTSTYEFIRDNSASNVIVRSPYLKELAELLKEYEITPKWGKDEEDREYLSITGHSTDEVGAMAHSGGVPLSQLSLKRASLEDAFMEMTNDAVQYHAQVKENH from the coding sequence ATGATTGAAGTATGCGGTTTAACCAAACAGTACGGGCAGGTGCGGGCGGTCGATGACCTAACCTTTACCGTCAAACCCGGAATCATTACTGGATTCCTCGGACCTAATGGTGCGGGAAAATCCACGACCATGCGCATGATTCTCGGTCTGGATCGCCCTACCTCGGGGACTGCGACGATCGATGGCGTGCCCTATGCCAAGCTCAAAAATCCTTTGACCAAGGTCGGCGCGCTTCTCGACGCCAAGGCCATACACCCCAATAGGTCTGCTGCGAACCATTTAAAGTGGGTGGCACAGTCCAACGGCATCTCCACTAAGCGTGTCGACGAAGTCCTGGGGGTCGTTGGACTCAGCGACGTGGCGTCGAAAAAAGCCGGCAGCTTCTCCTTGGGAATGAGCCAACGCCTAGGGCTCGCAGGTGCTTTGCTGGGAGACCCCGAGATTCTCATTCTTGATGAGCCAGTCAACGGGCTTGATCCCGAGGGCATCCGGTGGGTCCGTGAATTTTTGCGTGCGCTGGCGGATCAAGGCCGCACCGTTTTAGTTAGTTCGCATCTGCTCTCTGAGATGTCCCAGACTGCCGATCACCTTGTGGTCATTGGTAGAGGGAAACTGGTTGCGGATACTTCCACGTATGAGTTTATTCGCGATAACTCCGCATCCAACGTGATAGTTAGGTCACCGTATCTCAAGGAGCTGGCTGAGCTGCTAAAGGAATACGAAATTACTCCTAAGTGGGGCAAGGATGAGGAAGATAGGGAATACCTCAGCATCACTGGGCATAGCACGGATGAGGTCGGGGCAATGGCTCACTCCGGTGGAGTTCCGTTGTCTCAACTTTCCCTCAAGCGGGCATCTCTTGAGGATGCCTTTATGGAAATGACCAATGATGCTGTTCAGTATCACGCGCAGGTAAAGGAGAATCACTAA
- a CDS encoding monovalent cation/H(+) antiporter subunit G, whose protein sequence is MVPNIITDVVSLVFLFAGAFFALSASIGLIRFRSPLARVHAITKPQTVGLILTIVGAIIRVLGTDSSTGDLGVLVLLVFFALVTSPVTGQRVGRIARREGLYTDTNTVFVDHRDKVRDEK, encoded by the coding sequence ATGGTTCCCAATATCATCACAGACGTAGTGTCCCTGGTCTTTCTCTTCGCGGGCGCTTTCTTTGCTCTCTCCGCTTCTATTGGGCTTATTAGGTTCCGTTCTCCTCTAGCGCGGGTACACGCAATTACTAAGCCACAGACTGTGGGGCTGATTCTCACTATTGTTGGCGCGATAATTCGAGTGTTGGGAACTGATTCTTCCACTGGTGACCTCGGTGTTTTGGTGCTTCTTGTGTTCTTCGCCCTCGTCACTTCCCCAGTTACGGGGCAAAGGGTAGGCCGTATCGCACGCAGAGAAGGTCTTTATACCGACACCAACACTGTATTTGTGGATCATCGTGATAAAGTTCGCGATGAAAAGTAG
- a CDS encoding N-acetylglutamate synthase, CG3035 family, which yields MSRIFRSDEVAPNDRIVVRRKANDIIGHVLSIDEETLVVRPQKVGGFPSEVPALSIPRADIIIMKKLSPRTVRNSDIRAIENATAKAFPGIEHTWCDQWLIRSGDGITERSNSAAPLGNTAMFTPIPIAAIHAFYRRHNLPTRILIPERIGAMAEKLVAQPGWSLGPEIIVMTRNLDDLPATTSDWEFRIDDQPDQDWLSLYNFRGEPLPEHALDLLREEIDGKMGFGRLLTAEGETVAITRGTVTDNYLGYSAVEVAQAYRRRGLGTELGRHMLHWGAREGATRAYLQVIATNAAGIGLYEKLGFVEHHRHRYAEATNL from the coding sequence ATGTCACGGATCTTCCGTTCGGACGAAGTAGCCCCAAACGATCGCATCGTGGTGCGTCGTAAAGCTAATGACATCATTGGGCATGTCCTGAGCATCGATGAGGAAACCCTGGTGGTCCGGCCGCAGAAAGTAGGTGGTTTCCCGTCTGAGGTTCCGGCGTTATCTATCCCTCGCGCTGACATCATCATCATGAAAAAGCTAAGCCCGCGCACTGTTCGTAATTCGGATATCCGTGCGATCGAGAATGCCACGGCCAAGGCCTTCCCGGGCATCGAGCACACCTGGTGCGATCAATGGCTTATACGATCCGGCGACGGCATCACAGAGCGATCTAACAGCGCGGCCCCCCTGGGAAACACCGCCATGTTTACCCCTATTCCGATAGCGGCGATCCATGCGTTTTATAGGCGGCATAATCTGCCCACCCGTATCCTTATCCCTGAGCGCATCGGTGCAATGGCGGAAAAACTCGTGGCGCAGCCAGGGTGGTCCTTGGGCCCCGAGATCATTGTGATGACGCGCAACCTGGATGATCTTCCCGCCACCACGTCCGACTGGGAGTTTCGCATCGATGACCAGCCAGATCAGGATTGGTTGTCTCTTTATAACTTCCGCGGCGAGCCGCTTCCTGAGCACGCGCTCGATCTGCTCCGCGAGGAGATCGATGGGAAAATGGGGTTTGGCAGGCTGCTTACCGCAGAAGGAGAAACCGTAGCTATTACGCGTGGCACCGTCACCGATAATTATCTCGGTTACTCAGCCGTTGAGGTCGCGCAAGCTTATCGACGCCGCGGTCTAGGCACCGAGCTGGGAAGACATATGCTGCACTGGGGTGCTCGGGAGGGCGCCACGCGAGCGTATCTTCAAGTTATTGCCACCAACGCTGCCGGCATTGGGCTCTATGAGAAACTCGGCTTTGTTGAGCATCACCGGCATCGATATGCGGAAGCGACTAATCTTTAA
- a CDS encoding NUDIX domain-containing protein, which yields MPTTSGDGWVEGPNGTQLWGKYGAAGLLLTAARTQSVLMQHRASWTNYGGTWALPGGARELVETAEEAAAREAYEETGISLERYVFVQSLVTAGPYHSGWTYTTVLALTQEELDTVPNAESEELRWVPISEVHKLDLLPAFAATWDNLKTRVEKMIGEM from the coding sequence ATGCCTACAACATCCGGAGACGGTTGGGTCGAGGGACCCAACGGTACGCAGCTGTGGGGGAAATACGGCGCCGCAGGCCTTCTTCTTACTGCTGCACGCACTCAGTCAGTATTGATGCAACATAGGGCGTCGTGGACTAACTATGGTGGCACCTGGGCCTTGCCGGGTGGGGCGCGTGAGCTCGTGGAAACCGCAGAGGAAGCCGCAGCGCGTGAGGCCTATGAGGAAACCGGAATCTCTCTTGAACGCTATGTTTTTGTTCAATCGCTAGTGACTGCCGGTCCGTATCATTCGGGTTGGACGTACACTACCGTCTTGGCTTTGACCCAAGAAGAGCTGGATACAGTGCCCAATGCGGAATCGGAAGAGCTGCGCTGGGTGCCAATATCTGAGGTGCATAAGCTTGATTTACTGCCTGCTTTTGCCGCTACATGGGACAACTTAAAAACTCGCGTTGAAAAAATGATAGGAGAGATGTGA